The proteins below come from a single Chryseobacterium sp. MA9 genomic window:
- a CDS encoding DUF1543 domain-containing protein — MKLFYVILGATPKGRNIEQHDVFFGIAENLKDLIPDMKEFWKEAEGKIHLDCYQEVKFADGYEVKIVEKGEKSSEDQLFFLNLGGYKPGFFEEFHEQHLMVGQSMGEIVKRAKATEFYQTMGFEGAVSHIDDKHGVDIDDIFNVSDILPAYMKEKYTIVLKKSDAENQENPMGLGYLKIDKIQ, encoded by the coding sequence ATGAAATTATTTTATGTCATCCTTGGGGCAACTCCTAAAGGAAGAAATATTGAGCAGCACGATGTTTTCTTCGGAATAGCAGAGAATCTTAAAGATTTGATTCCGGATATGAAAGAGTTTTGGAAGGAAGCAGAAGGTAAAATTCATCTGGACTGTTACCAGGAAGTAAAATTTGCTGATGGTTATGAAGTGAAGATTGTAGAGAAAGGAGAAAAATCTTCAGAAGATCAATTGTTTTTCCTCAATTTGGGAGGGTATAAACCTGGTTTCTTTGAGGAATTCCATGAGCAACACTTAATGGTGGGGCAGTCTATGGGGGAAATTGTAAAAAGGGCAAAAGCTACCGAATTTTATCAGACGATGGGATTTGAAGGTGCTGTAAGCCATATTGATGATAAGCATGGAGTGGATATTGATGATATTTTCAATGTGAGTGATATTCTTCCTGCCTATATGAAAGAAAAATATACGATCGTTCTTAAAAAATCTGATGCAGAAAATCAGGAGAACCCGATGGGGCTTGGGTATTTAAAAATCGATAAAATTCAATAA